A single window of Macadamia integrifolia cultivar HAES 741 unplaced genomic scaffold, SCU_Mint_v3 scaffold205, whole genome shotgun sequence DNA harbors:
- the LOC122065556 gene encoding thaumatin-like protein 1b, whose product MAAIGLLTLLLALLVSGTHQATFTFKNNCGYTVWPGTLTGGGSSQLSSTGFKLSPGESSSLEAQAPWSGRFWGRTICSTTNNSFKCATADCASGDIACKGAGAIPPATLVEFTIATNGSLDFYDVSLVDGFNLPMSVTPQVGETNSTCQSASCPGDVNSICPPELSVNGANGRAMACKSACEAFQDPKYCCSGNYGSPTTCKPTNYSMIFKKQCPQAYSYAYDDKTSTFTCTGANYLITFCP is encoded by the exons ATGGCTGCAATAGGACTCCTCACCCTTCTCTTGGCCCTCCTCGTTTCAG GTACACACCAAGCCACATTCACATTCAAAAACAATTGTGGATACACAGTATGGCCAGGGACATTAACAGGAGGAGGATCAAGTCAGCTATCATCAACAGGTTTCAAGCTTTCCCCTGGAGAATCATCATCACTAGAAGCACAAGCCCCATGGTCAGGCAGGTTCTGGGGTCGTACAATTTGTTCCACAACTAACAATTCCTTCAAGTGTGCCACTGCTGACTGTGCCTCAGGTGACATTGCTTGCAAAGGTGCAGGTGCAATTCCACCAGCCACCTTAGTAGAATTCACTATAGCAACCAACGGCAGCCTAGATTTCTACGATGTTAGCCTCGTCGATGGCTTTAACTTGCCGATGTCGGTGACACCACAGGTTGGGGAAACTAACAGTACTTGCCAATCAGCTAGTTGTCCAGGTGATGTGAATTCTATTTGCCCACCAGAGTTGAGTGTTAATGGAGCAAATGGGAGAGCAATGGCTTGTAAGAGTGCTTGTGAGGCATTTCAAGACCCTAAGTATTGTTGCAGTGGCAATTATGGATCTCCAACAACCTGCAAACCAACAAATTATTCTATGATCTTCAAGAAACAGTGTCCTCAAGCTTACAGTTATGCCTATGATGATAAGACTAGTACATTTACTTGCACTGGTGCCAACTACCTCATTACTTTCTGTCCTTGA